The DNA segment TCTAGAGTAAGCTAAATGTGTGAATGATGTAACTTCTTTCCAAAGTTATATAACACTTTCCTCTTCTAATCGAGACACCTTTGTAATGTTGTGAATATTCTTTTGCAATAAAATTTAATATTTATGAATACTTCAGAAATAAAAGGAAACTGGGAAGAGCAAAAGGAAAAACTCAAACAAAAATTTGCCGCATTGACCGATGGTGATTTTTTGTTTGTAAAAGGAAAAAAAGAAGAAATGATTGCAAAACTTCAACTGAAACTTGGTAAAACCACGGAGGAATTGAATAAAATCATTGGAGCTCTTTAAGTTGAAATTCGTAAAATTGAACGGTATCACTTCAAAACAACCTTTAAAATGTTTAAAATGAAAAAAATATTCTTTACTCTGGCAATTGCTGTGGTCACAGTCCTGGTAAGTTGCAAGCCGTCTACCAAAGAACAAAATGCCTCCCAGGATAAGGTTCAGGATGCCAAAGAAAATGTGCAAGATGCCAAAGACAGTTTGGCTGTGGCCAAAAAAGAAGCAAACGCAGAAGAATGGAGCGCTTTCAAGAGTCAAACCGATTCTGTAATCAATTATAATGAAGCTCGAATAGCTGAATTAAAACTGAAAATGAAAAATACCGGAAAAACAATGGATGACAAGTACGAAAAAAACATTGGAGCTCTGGAACAAAAAAACAAAGACCTTAAAATCAAAATGGAAACGTATAAAAACGATGCAAATGCAGATTGGCAATCCTTTAAACGCGAATTCAATCACGATATGGGCGAAATAGGCCAAAGCCTGAAAGATTTAACAGTTGACAATAAAAAATAATTTAAAAAAAAAAGAAATAATGAGCAATTTACTTTACACCGTGGCAGTCATTCTAATCATTTTATGGGCCATCGGATTCTTCGCCTATAGCATTGGATCAATCATTCACATTCTACTTGTCATAGCAATTGTTGCTATCTTATTGAGACTTATTCAAGGTAGAAGATTATAAATAAATTAAACATAAAATAAAGAAATTATGAATTCAGGTAAATTAGTATTAGGAGTTTTGGGAGGTCTAGCGGCCGGAGCATTGATGGGCGTTTTGTTTGCGCCAGAAAAAGGGTCGAAAACAAGAAGAAAAATAATGAATAAAGCCAATGATGGCGCAGATGCTTTGAAAGACAAATTTGATTCTTTGCTGGAATCGATGAATGATAAATATGAGGACATTTGGAAAGCAAAAGATGAATTAATTTCTGAAGGAGAATCGAAATTGAATGCCGTGAAAAAAGAACTGAAAAGCCTGGAGCGTTAAAATTCTAAAGCTTTTTGAGCTGGAATTATAAATCTTGAATGAGTTTAAAATTTATAAATAATCAAGCAACAAACAGTAGGACTGTTTTTGAAAAAACAGTAGGTCAATAGGGCAACTTCAAAATTGCTAATGCTTAACACATTAGGCAAAACGGTTGGTGTTTTATCTATCCCTATTGTCAAAAATGACAGTTTCTATTGTGGTTGCTATAGTATAGTAATGCTTGTTGGGGTTTTGTTGTCATGTAACTTTTAATACTATGAAAACGATAATTGAAAATGATGTTTTAAAAGAGTCTGTCTCCATGATGGAAATAAAACTTGCGCGAAAATTATTTTTGGGCAACAAAAAAGCGGAATCTAAAAAAGCAGAAATAGAGAAAACGGCAAAGGAGTTAATCATCGCCAACAATAAACTTAGTTTTCAGTACAAGGAAAAAGTAGGTCTTGCTGCAGAATTGATTCTTGCAAATAAAGAACTGGCCTTTCAATATGAAGAAAAAGAAAAACGTGCTGCCGAGTTAGCCATTGCCAATATTGAACTGGCTTTTCAAAATAAAGAGAAAGAAAAAAGAGCCGTAGAATTGATTATTGCCAATAGGGAACTTGACTTTCAAAAGCTGGAAAAAACCATTAGGGAATCGGAGTTGCTTATTGCCAACAAAAAATTGATTTATAAAACCCAGGAGAGGCAAATAAAGACTGCGGAGCTAAATATTGCCAATAGAGATCTTAAAAGGGCCGAAGACAATGAAAGAGAATACATAGAAGGATTGGAGAAAATGATGTTTTTGACCTCGCATAAAGTAAGGCAGCCTATTGCCAATATTATAGGTTTTTCGAATATGTTGGATCAAACAACAAGTTCTCCAGAGGAATTAAATCAGTTGGTGTCTTGTATAAAAGAAGCCGCAATCACTTTAGATAATTATACCAGGGAATTGTCCTCCTTTATTCGTGAATTAGTGCAAAAAGAAAAAAAGGAATGACAATGTGGCTCCAATACAAAAAAGACGTTTAGTTCTTAAAATCGAGATATGAAATCTCGATTTTTTTTTGATTTTTCAAGGATATGCTTACGAAAAAATGACAAATCAAGCTAATGGCAAATTAAAAATTTAGTAGTATAATGATGAAATGGTTTAGATAATCTGGATTTTTGAGCTTGTTTGTTGAGGAATCAGTGAATTATACAACTCTTAGGATGAATAGTATAATACTTCACAATCATAACTGGGCAATCTTTGTACAATAAAATATTTTAACATTTTAAAAACATTAAATCCCAAAAAATGAAAGCTAAAAAATTACTATCGATCATGGCAATACTCTTTATTGCTTTAATTTCGGGATGTGCAAATGATGATTTCGAAGAAGTCGTTGGAGTATGTCCTGTTGTATTATCAACGAACCCTATTGATGGCGCTTTTGGAGTGCCTTTGAGACAAATAATTACGGCAACCTTCAACGAAGAGATGAATCCTTCAACTATCAACCAATCCTCTTTCATCATATCTGTGGCAGGAGTTCCTGTTTCAGGGGTTGTAACTTATTCAGGTACAATAGCAACTTTTACGCCTACTGTTCGCCTTGCCATTAATACTCTTTATACAGGAACAATTAAAACATCTGTAAAAGATTTAGTAGGTAATGCTTTGCAAGCTGATTATGTATGGACATTTACAACTGGTCTTAATCCTCTTGTAGTTTCTACAGACCCAGCAAACCTAGCTATTGATGTTCCGCTTAATAAAGTTATTACAGCAACTTTCAATATGTCGATGAATCCTTTGACTTTAAATTCTACAACATTTACAGTAAAGCAAGGGGTATTAACCGTATTAGGAACAATTACTTATTCTGGAACTATGGTTTCATTTACACCATCTTCTCCATTAGATGAAAATAAAGTATATACTGCTACCATAACAAAAGGAGCTGAAAATATCATTGGAACTGAATTGGCTAATGATTATGTGTGGACATTTACTACAGGTTTAAGACCAATTGTAGTTTCTACCGATCCAGCAAATAATGCTACAGGTGTTGCTCTTAATAAAGTGATTAGAGCTACGTTTAATATGCCAATGAATCCATTGACCTTAAGTGCTACAACATTTACTGTTAAGCAGGGAACAACTACAATCTTGGGAGCTATTTCCTATTCTGGATCAACGGTTTCTTTTACACCTACTTCTCCATTAGAAGGAAATAAAACATATACAGCTACAATTACTACAGGAGCCACTAACGTTGCTGGTACACCGCTCGCTGCTAATTATGTTTGGAACTTTACAACAGTGATTCCAGTAATTGTTACACCACCACCAGCAGGAACAAGTGGATTGTTCTTTGGAGTTTTTGGAGGAAATGCAGGAATAACCAATCAAGGTTTGTTTACAGTAGTAAATGGAGC comes from the Flavobacterium limnophilum genome and includes:
- a CDS encoding CsbD family protein, giving the protein MNTSEIKGNWEEQKEKLKQKFAALTDGDFLFVKGKKEEMIAKLQLKLGKTTEELNKIIGAL
- a CDS encoding lmo0937 family membrane protein; amino-acid sequence: MSNLLYTVAVILIILWAIGFFAYSIGSIIHILLVIAIVAILLRLIQGRRL
- a CDS encoding YtxH domain-containing protein; translation: MNSGKLVLGVLGGLAAGALMGVLFAPEKGSKTRRKIMNKANDGADALKDKFDSLLESMNDKYEDIWKAKDELISEGESKLNAVKKELKSLER
- a CDS encoding diguanylate cyclase, yielding MKTIIENDVLKESVSMMEIKLARKLFLGNKKAESKKAEIEKTAKELIIANNKLSFQYKEKVGLAAELILANKELAFQYEEKEKRAAELAIANIELAFQNKEKEKRAVELIIANRELDFQKLEKTIRESELLIANKKLIYKTQERQIKTAELNIANRDLKRAEDNEREYIEGLEKMMFLTSHKVRQPIANIIGFSNMLDQTTSSPEELNQLVSCIKEAAITLDNYTRELSSFIRELVQKEKKE
- a CDS encoding Ig-like domain-containing protein, with the translated sequence MKAKKLLSIMAILFIALISGCANDDFEEVVGVCPVVLSTNPIDGAFGVPLRQIITATFNEEMNPSTINQSSFIISVAGVPVSGVVTYSGTIATFTPTVRLAINTLYTGTIKTSVKDLVGNALQADYVWTFTTGLNPLVVSTDPANLAIDVPLNKVITATFNMSMNPLTLNSTTFTVKQGVLTVLGTITYSGTMVSFTPSSPLDENKVYTATITKGAENIIGTELANDYVWTFTTGLRPIVVSTDPANNATGVALNKVIRATFNMPMNPLTLSATTFTVKQGTTTILGAISYSGSTVSFTPTSPLEGNKTYTATITTGATNVAGTPLAANYVWNFTTVIPVIVTPPPAGTSGLFFGVFGGNAGITNQGLFTVVNGAIGTTAASTLVTGFKDGLTADVYTVTPLNNGLVTGGIYADAPAPGTATKAATALAGLNAARAAYLSISPASMPGGIDPGAGELGGLTLPAGVYKSNSGTFDITNGDLTLDAKGDANAIFVFQSASALTVGNSVPRSVKLINGALAKNVYWYVGSAAVINYAGGGVMTGNIIANSGVTLSSPANSTNASVTTLNGRAISLVASVTMVNTVINVPN